A stretch of DNA from Cellulomonas xiejunii:
CCGCCCTCCGCGGACAGACCTGCCTGGATCGTGAGGGTCTCGACGGCGGTGCGGGCGGTGTCGGTCAGTGTGAGCACGAGGGCTCCTCTCCCATGGCCTGGGGACGTCGGCCGGCACCCGCGGCCCCGCCGCGTCGGCGACCGCAGGGCCGCACCACGGGCGGGACGACGTGCCCCGGTCCGACGCCGTCGGACCCCTCCACCGTGACCCGGGCTGCACCAGGGACGCAAACGCTCGTCCGACCCGCGAGATCCCTCCCGGCATGTGCACCCCCGGGCTGCACCTTCACGCGGGTGGTCCTGCTGTCTGCGCCTCAGCGCGTGACGTCGACGACGAGGGCGCGGTGGTCGGACAGCCCGAGGTCGAGCGCCCGGCCCGGGCCTGCCGCGCGGACGCCCGGCCCGGCGAGGACGTGGTCGAGCTGGCGCACCGGCTCGTCGACCGGGAACGTGGGCGCCCGCACGAGCGAGCGCAGGCCGGACAGCCGCGCCGGCTGCTCGCCCGCCAGGTTGAGGTCCCCCATCACGACCTTCGCGCCCGGGAGCGTGCGCGTCTCGCGCACCAGGTGGCGCAGCTGCCGCACGTTCCACCCGGGGATGAACGTCAGGTGGGTGCAGATGACGGTCAGCGGCCCGTGCTCGTCGTCGACGACCGCGCCGAGCGCGGTGCGGGGCTCGTCGCGCACGAGCTCGGGCCAGCGCGAGCCCGGGAACCGGACCGGTGTGCGGCGGCGCAGCGTGGGCAGCGTCAGCACGTGCCACGCGCGTACCGGGCGGCGCGAGAGCAGCGCGATGCCGTAGGCGGCGGTGTCCGGCTGGTCCTCGCCCGTGCCGGCGACCCACAGGCCGGGCTCGCCGTGCAGGGTCGCGACGAACCGGTGGTGCGGCGCGCCCATCGCCTCCGCGGCCACGGCGGTCAGGTCGGCGCCGTGCGACCTGCTCTGCGCCCGGTCGACCTCCTGCAGCGCGAGGACGTCGGCGTCGAGGTGCCGCACGGCGTCGCCGAACCGGTCGAGGTCGACCCGCCCGTCCACCAGCGAACGCCCGTGGAGGATGTTGAAGGTCGCGAGCCGCACCCTGCGATTCTCACCGGTCCCCGGGGCCCCCGCACGGCAGCCCGCGACGACCCCGGGGCGCGGTCGACCCGGCCGCGGTCGTCATGTGCGCCCGCGACCGCCTCGACGCGCGCGGTCCGCCGGTGCGGTGTAGACACCGTGCCATGCACTCGACCCCCACAGACGCGCCGGCGCCGCTCACCGGTGCTGCACCGCCGCCCCTGCCGCAGCCGACCGGCGCGGAGACCCCCGACGACCGCGCGGCCCTGCAGGACGGCCTGCGGCGTACCGCGGTCGCGCTCCTGGAGGCACAGATCCCGTTCGCCCTCGTCGGCGGGTATGCCGCGTGGGCCCGGGGCGCGCCCGAGCCCAGCCACGACGCGGACTTCGCGGTCGCCGAGGACGACGTCGACGAGGCCCGTGCGGCGCTCGCGGCGGCGGGCCTGGACGTGCAGCAGCCGGCCGAGAACTGGCTGTTCAAGGCGTACCACCACGGCCAGCTCGTCGACGTGATCTTCCGGATGGTCGGTGAACCGGTCACGCGCGAGCAGCTCGCGCAGGCCGACGAGCTCGAGGTCCTGGCGGTGCGCATGCCCGTGCTGCCCGCCACCGACATCATCTCGGCCAAGATGCGCGTGCTGGGCGAGCACTACTGCGACTTCACGTGGCTGCTGCCGATGGCCCGGGCGCTGCGCGAGCAGATCGACTGGGACCGTGTGCGCGAGGAGATCGAGGGGCAGCCCTATGCGCGCGCCTTCATGTTCCTGGCCGACGAGCTCGGCCTGACGGGCCACCCGGGCGACCGGCTCGAGGTGGGACCGGGGCGTACCGGCCCGGGCTCCGAGGCCTGAGGGCGGCTCAGGTGGCAGGCACGGAGCTCGACGTGGTGCGCCGCCTGGCGCTCGCACTCCCCGAGGTCACGGAACGCCTGAGCTGGGGGCTGCCCGCGTGGTTCCACCAGCGGCTCGTCGCCCGGATGTGGGACGAGCACCGTCTGACGGTGCACGTCGAGGACGACGGCGAGCGGCGGGCCCTCGCCGCGCAGGACCCGGACGTGTACTCCACGACCGACCACCACCGGGGCACCGACCTGGTCCTGGTCGACCTCCGGGTCGCAGGTGCGGACCTGGTCCGCGCGCTGCTCGCGGAGTCGTGGTGGTGGGCGGCGCCCCCGTCGCTGCGGAGGGCCCACCCCCGCCCGACCTGCGGTCCGCCCCACCCTCCCTGAGGATGGACGCATGCCCGACTTCACCGCTCCCACCCTGACCCTGCCCGGCGGCGTCATCCCCGTGATGGGCCTCGGCACGTGGCAGTCGGAGGGCTCGGACGCCGAGCTCGCCGTCAGCACCGCGCTGCAGCTCGGCTACCGGCACGTCGACACCGCGACCGGCTACGGCAACGAGGCGCAGGTCGGCCGCGTCCTCGCCACCCGCGGCATCGACCGTGACGACATCTTCCTCACCACCAAGCTGCCACCGGACCACGCCGACCGCGCTCGGCAGACGCTCATGGAGTCGCTGGCCGCGCTCGGCACGGACCACCTCGACCTGTGGCTCATCCACTGGCCGCCGGGCGGGCACGCACGGCCCGACGTCTGGGAGGAGCTGCGCCGTGCCCGCGACGAGGGCCACGTGCGCTCGATCGGCGTGTCGAACTACTCGATCGCCCAGATCGACGAGCTGATCGCCGCGACGGGCGAGGCACCGGCGGTCAACCAGATCCCGTACTCGCCGGTGGACCACGACGCGGCGCTGCTGGCGGCGCACCGCGAGCGCGGTGTCGTGGTCGAGGGGTATAGCCCGCTGAAGCGCACGGACCTCGACGCCGGGCCCATCGCGGCCGCCGCCCGGGCCCACGGCGCGACCCCCGCCCAGGTCGTCCTGCGCTGGCACGTCGCGCACGACGTCGTCGTGATCCCGAAGTCGGTGCGGCGCGAGCGCCTCGAGGAGAACCTCGCTGCGTTGGACCTGACGCTGACGGCCGAGGAGGTCGCGGCCATCGACGGGCTGGGCCGCTGAGCGGACGCCCGCACGGTCCTGGAGAGCTGCGCGGAGGTCCCGGGATCGGGCCGGGCGCTGTGGATGCGCTCCCACCTCGCACGTGCTCGCCGCCGTCGCGATGCGACCGGCGAGCACGTCGGGCGCTCGGCCTTACCGAGGAACCGGGCCCGTGTCCTGCGTTCGGCGCCACGCCGTTGTGTCGCCTGCGCAAGGTCTACCGGACATCCGGACGTGACGTCAACCACAGTCGCGCACGCCGCGTCCGCCGCCGGGCTCACGGAGCGGCCCGGCGTCAGGGGACGACGACGGTCATCCCCGCGGCACCCGTCGCAGCCAGGCCCGCCAGCGCGTCACCCGCGCCCTCGAGGTCGGTCGTGCGCCCGACCAGACCGGCCGGCGCCAGGCGCCCGGCGGCGATCGCCTCGAGCATCGCCGGGTACTCGTGCGCCGCCATCCCGTGGCTGCCGTGCACGGACAGCTCCCACGCGACGACGCGGTCCATCGGCAGGGCGGTCCACGCGTCGTCCCGCAGCAGCAGCCCGACCTGGACGTGCCGGCCGCGGCGCCGCAGGGCGAGTACACCGGTCTGCGCGGTGGCGGGGCTGCCGAGCGCGTCGAGCGTCGCGTGGGCCCCTCCCCCGGTGGCCTCGACGATCGCGGCCGCCACGGACGCCGGCCCGTCGGTCCGCGGGTCGAGGGTCGCGTGCGCACCGGCCGCGCGGGCGGCCTCCCGGGCTGCCGGTGACGGGTCGACCGCGACGACGTGCGCGCCTGCTGCCGCCGCCACCATGACCGCGGAGAGGCCGACGCCCCCGCAGCCGAGCACCGCGACCTCGTCGCCCGCGCGGACGGCGGCGTGGACCGTGACCGCGCGGTAGGACGTCGCGAACCGGCAGCCGAGCGCCGCCGCGGCGACCGGCGCGAGGCCCGCGGGGACCCGCACCAGGTTGGTGTCGGCGTGGTCCAGCGCGACGAGCTCGGCGAACGAGCCCCACTGCGT
This window harbors:
- a CDS encoding endonuclease/exonuclease/phosphatase family protein; this encodes MRLATFNILHGRSLVDGRVDLDRFGDAVRHLDADVLALQEVDRAQSRSHGADLTAVAAEAMGAPHHRFVATLHGEPGLWVAGTGEDQPDTAAYGIALLSRRPVRAWHVLTLPTLRRRTPVRFPGSRWPELVRDEPRTALGAVVDDEHGPLTVICTHLTFIPGWNVRQLRHLVRETRTLPGAKVVMGDLNLAGEQPARLSGLRSLVRAPTFPVDEPVRQLDHVLAGPGVRAAGPGRALDLGLSDHRALVVDVTR
- a CDS encoding nucleotidyltransferase family protein; protein product: MHSTPTDAPAPLTGAAPPPLPQPTGAETPDDRAALQDGLRRTAVALLEAQIPFALVGGYAAWARGAPEPSHDADFAVAEDDVDEARAALAAAGLDVQQPAENWLFKAYHHGQLVDVIFRMVGEPVTREQLAQADELEVLAVRMPVLPATDIISAKMRVLGEHYCDFTWLLPMARALREQIDWDRVREEIEGQPYARAFMFLADELGLTGHPGDRLEVGPGRTGPGSEA
- a CDS encoding MmcQ/YjbR family DNA-binding protein, translated to MAGTELDVVRRLALALPEVTERLSWGLPAWFHQRLVARMWDEHRLTVHVEDDGERRALAAQDPDVYSTTDHHRGTDLVLVDLRVAGADLVRALLAESWWWAAPPSLRRAHPRPTCGPPHPP
- a CDS encoding aldo/keto reductase, with the protein product MPDFTAPTLTLPGGVIPVMGLGTWQSEGSDAELAVSTALQLGYRHVDTATGYGNEAQVGRVLATRGIDRDDIFLTTKLPPDHADRARQTLMESLAALGTDHLDLWLIHWPPGGHARPDVWEELRRARDEGHVRSIGVSNYSIAQIDELIAATGEAPAVNQIPYSPVDHDAALLAAHRERGVVVEGYSPLKRTDLDAGPIAAAARAHGATPAQVVLRWHVAHDVVVIPKSVRRERLEENLAALDLTLTAEEVAAIDGLGR
- a CDS encoding alcohol dehydrogenase catalytic domain-containing protein, which translates into the protein MRAVVIEQFGVIPQVRQVPDPACPRDGVVVRVAATGVCRSDWHAWQGHDDDVTLPHVPGHELAGTVVEVGPDVRGWRVGDVVTTPFVMACGACTTCRAGDHQVCPHQTQPGFTQWGSFAELVALDHADTNLVRVPAGLAPVAAAALGCRFATSYRAVTVHAAVRAGDEVAVLGCGGVGLSAVMVAAAAGAHVVAVDPSPAAREAARAAGAHATLDPRTDGPASVAAAIVEATGGGAHATLDALGSPATAQTGVLALRRRGRHVQVGLLLRDDAWTALPMDRVVAWELSVHGSHGMAAHEYPAMLEAIAAGRLAPAGLVGRTTDLEGAGDALAGLAATGAAGMTVVVP